In Raphanus sativus cultivar WK10039 chromosome 5, ASM80110v3, whole genome shotgun sequence, the following proteins share a genomic window:
- the LOC130495120 gene encoding autophagy-related protein 13a-like, whose translation MDFPENLPDMGRLEQIVSHFFPKALHIVLDSRIPSLQSRVGGRSRDRPNLKKSDKWFNLVMGDRPAALEKLHSWHRNVLDSMIIDIILIHPNHDDETVIERWVVQYENPLIMSPQSSDPRYQKVYKKAIILLRSLHAQTRLLPAYRASRQLSSSLASSSSSSGYEMVYKVSSFSDVFSPPVTETMKEFRFTPVEVPPGRLCVSVTYRSDLSDFNLGAHITLPPRIITDYVGSPATDPMRFFPSPGQSFEGASFQGRRRPPLTTERPHSWSSGFQRPPTPNQSFSPQFSPDFFHSSRTDGGYGYGGDSHHHQLSPPFSPSGSPSTPRRISVRPGTAPVTIPSSATFNRYVSSSSNFSEPSRNPLPPFSPKSTRRSPSSQDSLPGIALYKSSRSGESPSGGLMNHYPGHKLTKDSKYDSGRFSGLLSSSGSPRFGFSRSPSRLSSQDDLDDPDCSCPFDFDDVDESGLHYSQSLDRRKTSSSISQSLPIGRKSQDAAVGVLVQMLKTAPPLRQDSSTYMASMSGVQREGGSSVSGTESEFSMARSTSDALEELRNYKQLKDLLLSKSKSFGGETRVH comes from the exons ATGGATTTTCCAGAGAATCTACCAGACATGGGAAGATTAGAGCAGATCGTATCCCACTTCTTCCCCAAGGCACTCCACATCGTCCTCGACTCCCGAATCCCTTCCTTACAATCCCGCGTCGGCGGCCGTTCCCGCGACCGCCCTAACCTCAAAAAGAGCGATAAATGGTTCAATCTCGTGATGGGAGACCGTCCCGCCGCCCTGGAGAAGCTGCATTCTTGGCATAGGAACGTATTAGACTCAATGATCATCGACATCATCCTCATCCATCCCAACCACGACGACGAGACTGTGATCGAGCGGTGGGTTGTTCAATACGAGAACCCGCTAATCATGTCTCCTCAGAGCTCAGATCCTCGTTACCAGAAGGTTTACAAGAAAGCCATCATCCTCCTCCGCTCTCTCCACGCGCAGACGCGCCTTCTCCCCGCCTACCGCGCGTCCAGGCAGCTCAGCTCCTCTCTcgcctcctcctcttcctcttcaggTTACGAGATGGTCTACAAGGTTTCGTCTTTCAGCGACGTCTTCTCTCCTCCCGTCACTGAGACCATGAAAGAGTTCCGCTTTACCCCCGTCGAAGTCCCTCCGGGGCGTCTCTGCGTTTCTGTTACTTACCGTTCAGACTTGTCTGACTTCAACCTCGGCGCTCACATCACTCTGCCTCCGAGGATTATAACTGATTACGTTGGGAGTCCAGCGACGGATCCTATGAGGTTCTTCCCTTCTCCAGGGCAAAGCTTTGAAGGTGCTTCGTTTCAAGGTAGAAGGCGGCCTCCGTTGACTACTGAACGTCCGCATAGCTGGAGTAGCGGCTTTCAAAGACCTCCTACGCCGAACCAGTCTTTCTCCCCTCAGTTTTCACCTGATTTTTTCCACTCCTCACGTACTGATGGTGGTTATGGTTATGGTGGTGACAGTCACCACCACCAGCTTTCGCCTCCTTTTTCGCCGTCGGGTTCTCCTTCTACTCCGAGGAGGATTAGTGTGAGGCCTGGGACTGCTCCAGTGACCATTCCTTCTTCGGCTACGTTCAATAGATACGTTTCGTCATCGTCTAACTTCTCTGAGCCGAGTAGGAATCCTCTCCCTCCTTTTTCTCCTAAGAGCACCAGACGCTCCCCTTCCTCGCAGGACTCTTTGCCTGGGATTGCTTTGTACAAGAGTTCCAGAAGCGGAGAGTCTCCTTCTGGTGGATTAATGAACCACTACCCTGGCCACAAG CTTACCAAGGACAGCAAATACGATTCAGGCAGGTTCTCTGGACTGCTGTCTTCTAGTGGCTCACCAAGATTCGGGTTTTCTAGGAGCCCCAGTAGATTATCTTCTCAAGACGATTTGGATGACCCTGATTGCTCATGCCCTTTTGATTTCGATGATGTTGACGAGTCTGGACTTCACTACAG CCAAAGTCTTGACCGGAGGAAAACTTCAAGCTCTATATCACAGTCGCTACCTATAGGGAGGAAGTCACAGGATGCAGCGGTTGGAGTCCTTGTTCAGATGCTAAAGACAGCACCGCCATTACGACAAGACTCGAGCACTTACATGGCGTCAATGTCTGGGGTTCAGAGAGAAGGTGGTAGTTCAGTGTCAGGCACAGAATCTGAATTTTCCATGGCTCGAAGTACATCAGATGCGCTAGAGGAACTGAGAAATTACAAGCAGCTCAAAGACTTGCTTCTCTCCAAATCCAAGAGTTTTGGTGGAGAGACTCGTGTTCACTGA
- the LOC108859298 gene encoding uncharacterized protein LOC108859298 isoform X3, with amino-acid sequence MCLLEFKTREMEVRSELKQKVYDIFKEFMTRITKLEELDNAANNFLLRFQQGLCLLKRSPIVTSSKLIENILKNNETKRLKSYIEAGCINIDDAAQSTRALHISLKGLSDHLIKAQSLLSELERLTDEAALAIETATNLSTQLDEESSDELQRVASDEEKETVTFAQEPEVTEYATVIAVVYSMVKQNYVMQEKIVRGLSLKTSFDELGTYTMMWSLRPFVEDEIVNRAWKCIY; translated from the exons ATGTGTCTTCTAGAATTCAAGACGCGAGAGATGGAAGTGAGAAGCGAGCTGAAGCAGAAAGTTTACGATATCTTCAAAGAGTTTATGACCAG GATCACAAAGCTTGAGGAGCTAGATAATGCAGCAAACAACTTTCTTCTACGCTTTCAGCAAGGACTCT GCTTGCTCAAACGCTCTCCAATAGTCACTTCCTCCAAGTTGATCGAAAACATTCTCAAGAACAATGAAACAAAACGGCTTAAATCATACATAGAAGCAGGCTGTATCAACATCGATGATGCTGCACAGAGCACACGAGCTT TGCATATATCTCTAAAAGGACTTTCTGACCACCTAATCAAAG CTCAGAGCTTGTTATCTGAGCTAGAGCGTCTCACCGATGAGGCAGCCCTTGCAATTGAGACTGCAACAAACCTTTCCACACAGCTAGATGAAGAATCAAGTGATGAATTACAACGGGTAGCCAGTGATGAA GAGAAGGAGACTGTAACTTTTGCTCAAGAACCTGAAGTTACAGAGTACGCTACAGTTATTGCAGTGGTTTACAGTATGGTAAAACAGAACTATGTTATGCAG gaaaAGATTGTGAGAGGGCTTAGTTTGAAGACATCATTTGATGAACTAGGTACTTACACTATGATGTGGTCATTGCGTCCGTTTGTAGAAGACGAGATTGTAAACAGAGCATGGAAATGTATCTACTGA
- the LOC108859298 gene encoding uncharacterized protein LOC108859298 isoform X1 — MCLHVSSRIQDARDGSEKRAEAESLRYLQRVYDQVSLFLSQIFPFKYAVFRPSVSFGILDYCNEYRITKLEELDNAANNFLLRFQQGLCLLKRSPIVTSSKLIENILKNNETKRLKSYIEAGCINIDDAAQSTRALHISLKGLSDHLIKAQSLLSELERLTDEAALAIETATNLSTQLDEESSDELQRVASDEEKETVTFAQEPEVTEYATVIAVVYSMVKQNYVMQEKIVRGLSLKTSFDELGTYTMMWSLRPFVEDEIVNRAWKCIY; from the exons ATGTGTTTACATGTGTCTTCTAGAATTCAAGACGCGAGAGATGGAAGTGAGAAGCGAGCTGAAGCAGAAAGTTTACGATATCTTCAAAGAGTTTATGACCAGGTAAGTTTGTTTCTGTCACAGATATTTCCTTTCAAGTATGCTGTGTTTCGTCCCTCTGTATCTTTTGGGATCTTGGATTATTGCAATGAATATAGGATCACAAAGCTTGAGGAGCTAGATAATGCAGCAAACAACTTTCTTCTACGCTTTCAGCAAGGACTCT GCTTGCTCAAACGCTCTCCAATAGTCACTTCCTCCAAGTTGATCGAAAACATTCTCAAGAACAATGAAACAAAACGGCTTAAATCATACATAGAAGCAGGCTGTATCAACATCGATGATGCTGCACAGAGCACACGAGCTT TGCATATATCTCTAAAAGGACTTTCTGACCACCTAATCAAAG CTCAGAGCTTGTTATCTGAGCTAGAGCGTCTCACCGATGAGGCAGCCCTTGCAATTGAGACTGCAACAAACCTTTCCACACAGCTAGATGAAGAATCAAGTGATGAATTACAACGGGTAGCCAGTGATGAA GAGAAGGAGACTGTAACTTTTGCTCAAGAACCTGAAGTTACAGAGTACGCTACAGTTATTGCAGTGGTTTACAGTATGGTAAAACAGAACTATGTTATGCAG gaaaAGATTGTGAGAGGGCTTAGTTTGAAGACATCATTTGATGAACTAGGTACTTACACTATGATGTGGTCATTGCGTCCGTTTGTAGAAGACGAGATTGTAAACAGAGCATGGAAATGTATCTACTGA
- the LOC108856333 gene encoding kinesin-like protein KIN-8B — MPSIRAPVAKKTTTLTVAVKCRPLTEKERGRDIVRVNNSKEVIVLDPDLSKDYLDRIQNRTKEKKYCFDHAFGPESTNKNVYKSISSVISGVVHGLNATVFAYGSTGSGKTYTMVGTRSDPGLMVLSLNTVFDMIKSDKSSDDFEVTCSYLEVYNEVIYDLLEKSSGHLELREDPEQGIVVAGLRSIKVYSADRILELLNLGNSRRKTESTEMNSTSSRSHAVLEIAVKRRQKNQNQVMRGKLALVDLAGSERAAETNNGGQKLRDGANINRSLLALANCINALGKQHKKGLAYVPYRNSKLTRILKDGLSGNSQTVMVATVSPADNQYHHTVNTLKYADRAKEIKTHIQKNIGTIDTHMSDYQRMIENLQSEVSQLKKQLAEKESQLSIIPFERGVERELSWLDGLSHQISENVQERINLQKALFELEETNLRNRTELQHLDDAIAKQAAEKDIVEALSSRRQVILDNIRDNDEAGVNYQREIEENEKHRCKLQDMLNEAINNNGNKTYLHILNQYKLLGMGNTELQFEMAMRDQIIYNQREAQRNLWNLLMGLGVEEKQVFDLAAKQGITIEDWSMASYPGLPYRKQAPSFIPANIPFMGHSYSQSSCTFQSYNQDTASKGQQWAPTPTLCREEHHSSYYFMGHEPPAFASLRKSHGGGRPAPWIDTGGNHRRVSYPQTVNNSSPGMVSSHMGPSFYQTPQREMLVNTPSPYGSPRAGVINRATTPAGQPFYGSPRAIAAVRNGSGNSPRLATAVSAPNGARNQQRVYGTSPLSGTKGVKNASYGQNSHTKLYRGGGNKVHNKGNKTQRQHH, encoded by the exons GTCGCCGTGAAATGTAGACCGTTGACGGAGAAAGAACGTGGAAGAGACATCGTTCGAGTGAATAACTCTAAG GAGGTGATAGTGTTGGACCCTGACTTATCGAAGGATTACCTTGACCGGATTCAGAATCGGACTAAAGAGAAGAAATATTGTTTTGATCATGCCTTTGGCCCTGAGAGTACCAACAAG aATGTCTATAAGAGTATTTCTTCTGTGATCTCTGGGGTTGTTCATGGACTCAACGCTACAGTCTTTGCCTATGGTTCCACTGGAAG CGGCAAAACTTATACAATGGTTGGAACACGAAGTGACCCTGGATTGATGGTTCTCAGCCTGAATACCGTATTTGACATGATTAAGAGTGACAAGAGCTCTGATGACTTCGAAGTGACTTGCTCCTATCTTGAAGTCTACAATGAA GTTATATACGATCTGCTTGAGAAATCATCCGGTCATTTGGAGCTCAGAGAGGATCCGGAGCAGGGAATAGTAGTTGCTGGCCTGCGATCAATCAAG GTCTATTCTGCTGATCGAATTCTTGAACTGCTGAACTTAGGGAACAGTAGACGAAAAACTGAGAGCACTGAGATGAACAGTACATCATCAAG GTCCCATGCAGTTCTGGAGATTGCAGTAAAAAGAAGGCAAAAGAATCAAAATCAAGTTATGAGAGGGAAACTCGCTCTTGTTGATCTTGCTGGCAGTGAAAGAGCAGCTGAGACGAACAATGGAGGTCAGAAACTGAGGGATGGAGCGAATATTAATCGCTCACTCCTTGCTCTAGCAAATTGCATAAACGCCTTGGGGAAGCAACACAAAAAGGGTCTTGCTTATGTCCCATACAGAAACAG CAAACTTACGCGTATTCTTAAAGATGGTTTGAGTGGGAACTCCCAGACGGTGATGGTTGCAACTGTATCACCTGCTGATAATCAGTATCATCATACTGTGAACACACTGAAATATGCTGATCGAGCAAAAGAGATCAAGACCCACATTCAG aaaaatatcgGTACCATCGACACTCATATGTCAGACTACCAACGAATGATCGAGAATCTTCAA AGTGAGGTTTCTCAGCTGAAGAAGCAACTAGCAGAAAAGGAGTCGCAGCTTAGCATCATACCTTTTGAACGAGGTGTTGAACGTGAACTTTCGTGGTTGGATGGCTTAAGTCACCAGATCAGTGAAAATGTACAGGAACGTATAAACTTACAGAAGGCATTATTTGAGCTTGAAGAAACTAACCTCAGAAACCGTACTGAACTTCAGCATCTCGATGATGCCATTGCGAAACAG GCGGCAGAGAAGGATATTGTCGAGGCTCTAAGTAGCAGACGTCAAGTAATACTTGATAATATCAGAGACAATGATGAAGCCGGTGTTAACTACCAGAGA GAAatagaagaaaatgaaaagcaTCGTTGCAAACTACAGGATATGCTCAATGAAGCAATAAATAACAATGGAAACAAAACTTATCTGCACATTCTCAACCAGTACAAGCTTCTG GGGATGGGTAATACCGAACTACAGTTCGAAATGGCAATGAGGGACCAAATCATATACAACCAAAGAGAAGCTCAGAGAAACCTATGGAATCTGCTCATGGGTTTAGGAGTTGAAGAGAAACAAGTGTTCGACCTCGCTGCAAAACAAGGAATCACCATCGAAGACTGGAGTATGGCATCGTATCCCGGGCTTCCTTACAGGAAACAGGCACCGAGTTTCATACCAGCGAACATCCCTTTCATGGGCCATTCATATTCTCAATCCTCCTGCACTTTCCAGAGCTACAATCAAGATACTGCTTCCAAAGGACAACAGTGGGCTCCAACTCCTACTTTATGCAGAGAAGAACATCACAGCTCTTACTACTTCATGGGACACGAACCACCTGCATTTGCCAGTCTTAGGAAAAGCCATGGTGGTGGCAGACCAGCTCCATGGATCGACACGGGAGGCAATCATCGCCGGGTCTCTTATCCACAAACAGTAAACAATTCTTCTCCAGGGATGGTCTCTTCCCACATGGGTCCCAGTTTTTACCAGACTCCACAAAGG GAAATGCTGGTCAACACCCCGAGTCCCTATGGTAGCCCACGAGCTGGAGTCATCAACAGGGCCACCACCCCGGCCGGGCAGCCTTTCTATGGAAGCCCTCGAGCCATTGCCGCGGTGAGAAATGGTTCAGGAAACAGCCCTCGCTTGGCCACTGCAGTGTCAGCACCGAATGGTGCAAGAAACCAACAGCGAGTTTACGGGACAAGCCCGCTTTCGGGAACCAAAGGTGTGAAGAACGCGTCTTATGGACAGAACAGCCACACAAAGTTGTATAGAGGAGGAGGCAATAAAGTTCATaataaaggaaacaaaactCAACGCCAACACCACTGA
- the LOC108857411 gene encoding ubiquitin carboxyl-terminal hydrolase 26, with amino-acid sequence MRPNARNKNKRQRPLDTVGSSSQILRKIYEANDITEEDLNQLLMIHKPLCQQTSSSCRVNTRQNPNCFCALAPPPNATRKSGLWQKTSDIILQSLGPDLSSDRRCRSTPAGLTNLGATCYANSILQCLYMNAAFRGGVFSVELEVLNQFPVLDQIARLFAQLRGGVRCFVDSEAFVKTLELDNEVQQDTHEFLTLLLSLLERCLRRSGVSKAKTVVQDLFRGSVSHVTTCSKCGRDSEASSKVEDFYALELNVKGLKSLDDSLNDYLSLEHLNGDNQYFCGSCDARVDATRCIKLRTLPPVITFQLKRCVFLPKTTAKKKITSSFSFPQVLDMRSRLAESSENELTYELSAVLIHKGSAVNSGHYVAHIKDEETGLWWKFDDEEVSKLGTHPFNEGSSSSTPKSESNGASTSGNTLESEVFSSTDAYMLIYSLRRSKIESRKGQRENPIDITKGDVGDVQQPEGGYLPPHLDKWISDLNATFLEGCKQFDLRKERELNTLTERRQEVRKILSEAAVQSLEEQYFWVSTDWLRLWADTISPPALDNTPLLCSHGKFLASKITCMKRISELAWTKLESKFNGGPKLGKGDYCRECLLDGARIVVSSDSYRDRRTFMKSIAGDVLSGKCEDGEYYVSKAWLQQWVKRKNLDGPSDADAGPTNAITCSHGKLMPEQAPGAKRILVPQNFWSFLVEDALKVTPEDTSGSPCFPLDSSQCSHCTSELSEVADVEDALRTIKAKQRQNHEKLATGKGIALTPQSRYFLLPSPWLVQWRSYINMTGKNSSSVPEPELLNGVIDTLKCEKHTRLLERLPELVCKRGSFFQKSPCTDKLTIIPEDDWKCFCEEWGGIMENGVSAFVETGNNRNGSASQDVIDLENDMDVDSQQLILRTSPEVCEECIGDRESCELMQKLSYSEGDVSVCLLRGKEAPKSMLEASDSSFEVERRTSKRSRRTNYGTQTTSLKVSAATTVYQLKMMIWELLGVSKENQELHKGTQVIDQESATLADMNIFPGDKLWVRDTEIHEHRDIADEICDKKTGHRDIEAGFRGTLLTGDITSEAG; translated from the exons ATGAGACCTAACGctcgaaacaaaaacaaaaggcaAAGACCTTTAGATACTGTTGGTTCCTCTTCTCAAATTCTCCG AAAAATATACGAAGCGAATGATATAACCGAGGAAGACCTAAACCAACTCCTCATGATACACAAGCCACTCTGTCAACAAACCTCCTCCTCCTGCCGCGTCAACACCCGCCAAAACCCCAACTGTTTCTGCGCCCTCGCTCCACCTCCCAACGCTACCCGCAAATCCGGTCTCTGGCAGAAGACCTCCGACATCATCCTCCAATCCCTCGGCCCCGATCTCTCCTCTGACCGTCGTTGTCGCTCTACCCCCGCCGGTCTAACCAACCTGGGCGCTACTTGCTACGCCAACAGCATCCTCCAGTGCCTCTACATGAACGCCGCTTTCCGTGGAGGCGTTTTCTCCGTTGAACTCGAGGTTCTGAATCAGTTCCCGGTCTTGGATCAGATCGCGAGGCTTTTCGCGCAGCTGCGTGGCGGCGTCAGGTGTTTCGTCGACTCTGAGGCTTTTGTGAAGACGCTTGAGTTGGATAACGAGGTTCAGCAGGATACGCATGAGTTCTTGACTTTGCTTTTGTCCTTGCTTGAGCGCTGCTTGCGACGTTCTGGTGTTTCCAAGGCTAAAACGGTTGTGCAAGATCTCTTCCGCGGCAGTGTCTCTCATGTGACCAC gTGCTCAAAATGTGGGAGGGATTCGGAAGCTTCCTCAAAGGTGGAGGATTTTTATGCACTTGAGTTGAATGTCAAGGGTCTTAAGAGTTTGGATGATAGTTTGAATGATTACCTTAGCTTGGAGCATCTTAATGGCGACAATCAGTATTTTTGTGGGAGCTGCGATGCTAGAGTTGATGCTACGCGCTGTATTAAGCTGCGTACACTACCTCCTGTTATCACCTTTCAGCTCAAACGATGTGTTTTCCTCCCAAAG ACTACTGCTAAGAAGAAAATTACATCCTCGTTTTCCTTTCCTCAAGTGTTGGATATGAGATCGAGACTGGCAGAGTCTTCTGAGAATGAGTTGACATACGAACTTTCTGCTGTGCTAATCCACAAAGGAAGCGCTGTGAACAGTGGACATTACGTTGCTCACATAAAAGATGAAGAGACTGGCTTGTGGTGGAAATTTGACGATGAGGAAGTATCAAAACTTGGTACACATCCATTCAACGAaggctcttcttcttcaactccAAAGTCCGAGAGTAATGGTGCCTCTACTAGTGGGAACACCTTAGAGTCTGAGGTTTTCTCATCCACTGATGCTTATATGCTGATTTATAGTCTTCGACGCAGTAAAATAGAAAGTCGGAAAGGACAGAGAGAGAATCCTATTGACATAACCAAAGGAGATGTTGGTGATGTTCAACAGCCTGAAGGTGGTTATCTTCCGCCACATCTCGATAAGTGGATCAGTGACCTGAACGCAACATTCCTTGAGGGTTGCAAACAATTTGATTTAAGAAAGGAAAGAGAATTGAATACTTTGACTGAAAGGAGGCAAGAAGTAAGAAAAATACTTTCAGAAGCTGCTGTTCAGTCACTTGAAGAACAATATTTTTGGGTCTCCACAGATTGGCTTCGTCTATGGGCTGATACCATCTCCCCGCC AGCTTTGGACAACACCCCTTTACTGTGTTCCCACGGGAAATTTCTTGCCTCAAAAATTACTTGCATGAAGCGTATATCTGAACTTGCATGGACCAAGTTAGAATCAAAG TTCAATGGTGGACCAAAGCTAGGGAAAGGGGACTACTGCAGGGAATGCCTTCTGGATGGTGCTCGCATTGTTGTCTCTTCTGACAGCTATAGGGATCGAAGAACATTCATGAAAAGCATAGCAGGCGATGTTCTTTCGGGAAAGTGTGAGGACGGAGAGTATTACGTCTCTAAAGCATG GTTGCAGCAATGGGTAAAAAGGAAAAACCTTGATGGTCCCAGTGATGCAGATGCAGGCCCCACAAATGCAATCACGTGTAGTCATGGAAAGCTGATGCCTGAGCAAGCGCCAGGGGCCAAAAGGATTCTAGTTCCACAGaacttctggtcattccttgtTGAAGATGCTTTAAAAGTGACGCCAGAAGATACCTCGGGTTCTCCTTGTTTCCCTCTGGACTCCAGCCAATGTTCTCACTGCACATCGGAACTTTCTGAGGTTGCTGACGTCGAGGATGCACTAAG AACAATAAAGGCCAAGCAGCGCCAAAATCACGAGAAGTTAGCTACGGGAAAGGGTATAGCATTAACGCCACAAAGCCGATATTTCTTGTTGCCTTCTCCGTGGCTAGTACAGTGGAGAAGCTATATTAACATGACTGGAAAAAACAGTTCCTCAGTACCAGAACCGGAACTTCTTAATGGAGTCATTGATACTCTCAAGTGCGAGAAG cacACACGACTCCTTGAAAGGCTTCCTGAACTTGTCTGCAAACGTGGCTCATTTTTTCAGAAAAGTCCATGT ACGGACAAGCTGACAATCATCCCTGAGGATGATTGGAAATGTTTCTGTGAGGAGTGGGGAGGGATCATGGAGAATGGAGTCTCTGCTTTTGTTGAGACTGGTAATAATAGGAATGGAAGTGCATCTCAGGACGTTATTGACCTTGAGAATGATATGGACGTTGATAGTCAGCAGCTTATTCTTAGGACATCCCCAGAG GTTTGTGAGGAATGCATAGGAGACAGAGAGAGCTGTGAGTTGATGCAGAAGCTCAGTTACTCTGAAGGAGATGTGTCTGTCTGCTTGTTGCGGGGAAAGGAAGCTCCAAAGTCAATGTTAGAAGCATCTGACTCCAGCTTTGAGGTGGAACGGCGTACCTCAAAGCGTTCACGGAGAACAAACTATGGGACGCAGACCACCAGCTTGAAAGTTTCTGCAGCAACAACTGTGTACCAGCTAAAGATGATGATATGGGAATTACTTGGG GTGTCGAAGGAGAACCAAGAACTTCACAAAGGCACACAAGTGATTGATCAGGAATCTGCAACTCTTGCTGACATGAATATATTCCCTGGCGACAAGCTTTGGGTGAGAGATACCGAGATACATGAACACCGCGACATTGCTG ATGAGATATGCGATAAGAAGACAGGACATCGAGATATCGAAGCAGGGTTTCGCGGTACGCTTTTGACTGGAGATATTACTTCCGAAGCCGGCTAG
- the LOC108859298 gene encoding uncharacterized protein LOC108859298 isoform X2, which produces MCLHVSSRIQDARDGSEKRAEAESLRYLQRVYDQVSLFLSQIFPFKYAVFRPSVSFGILDYCNEYRITKLEELDNAANNFLLRFQQGLCLLKRSPIVTSSKLIENILKNNETKRLKSYIEAGCINIDDAAQSTRALHISLKGLSDHLIKAQSLLSELERLTDEAALAIETATNLSTQLDEESSDELQREKETVTFAQEPEVTEYATVIAVVYSMVKQNYVMQEKIVRGLSLKTSFDELGTYTMMWSLRPFVEDEIVNRAWKCIY; this is translated from the exons ATGTGTTTACATGTGTCTTCTAGAATTCAAGACGCGAGAGATGGAAGTGAGAAGCGAGCTGAAGCAGAAAGTTTACGATATCTTCAAAGAGTTTATGACCAGGTAAGTTTGTTTCTGTCACAGATATTTCCTTTCAAGTATGCTGTGTTTCGTCCCTCTGTATCTTTTGGGATCTTGGATTATTGCAATGAATATAGGATCACAAAGCTTGAGGAGCTAGATAATGCAGCAAACAACTTTCTTCTACGCTTTCAGCAAGGACTCT GCTTGCTCAAACGCTCTCCAATAGTCACTTCCTCCAAGTTGATCGAAAACATTCTCAAGAACAATGAAACAAAACGGCTTAAATCATACATAGAAGCAGGCTGTATCAACATCGATGATGCTGCACAGAGCACACGAGCTT TGCATATATCTCTAAAAGGACTTTCTGACCACCTAATCAAAG CTCAGAGCTTGTTATCTGAGCTAGAGCGTCTCACCGATGAGGCAGCCCTTGCAATTGAGACTGCAACAAACCTTTCCACACAGCTAGATGAAGAATCAAGTGATGAATTACAACGG GAGAAGGAGACTGTAACTTTTGCTCAAGAACCTGAAGTTACAGAGTACGCTACAGTTATTGCAGTGGTTTACAGTATGGTAAAACAGAACTATGTTATGCAG gaaaAGATTGTGAGAGGGCTTAGTTTGAAGACATCATTTGATGAACTAGGTACTTACACTATGATGTGGTCATTGCGTCCGTTTGTAGAAGACGAGATTGTAAACAGAGCATGGAAATGTATCTACTGA
- the LOC108859298 gene encoding uncharacterized protein LOC108859298 isoform X4: MEVRSELKQKVYDIFKEFMTRITKLEELDNAANNFLLRFQQGLCLLKRSPIVTSSKLIENILKNNETKRLKSYIEAGCINIDDAAQSTRALHISLKGLSDHLIKAQSLLSELERLTDEAALAIETATNLSTQLDEESSDELQRVASDEEKETVTFAQEPEVTEYATVIAVVYSMVKQNYVMQEKIVRGLSLKTSFDELGTYTMMWSLRPFVEDEIVNRAWKCIY; this comes from the exons ATGGAAGTGAGAAGCGAGCTGAAGCAGAAAGTTTACGATATCTTCAAAGAGTTTATGACCAG GATCACAAAGCTTGAGGAGCTAGATAATGCAGCAAACAACTTTCTTCTACGCTTTCAGCAAGGACTCT GCTTGCTCAAACGCTCTCCAATAGTCACTTCCTCCAAGTTGATCGAAAACATTCTCAAGAACAATGAAACAAAACGGCTTAAATCATACATAGAAGCAGGCTGTATCAACATCGATGATGCTGCACAGAGCACACGAGCTT TGCATATATCTCTAAAAGGACTTTCTGACCACCTAATCAAAG CTCAGAGCTTGTTATCTGAGCTAGAGCGTCTCACCGATGAGGCAGCCCTTGCAATTGAGACTGCAACAAACCTTTCCACACAGCTAGATGAAGAATCAAGTGATGAATTACAACGGGTAGCCAGTGATGAA GAGAAGGAGACTGTAACTTTTGCTCAAGAACCTGAAGTTACAGAGTACGCTACAGTTATTGCAGTGGTTTACAGTATGGTAAAACAGAACTATGTTATGCAG gaaaAGATTGTGAGAGGGCTTAGTTTGAAGACATCATTTGATGAACTAGGTACTTACACTATGATGTGGTCATTGCGTCCGTTTGTAGAAGACGAGATTGTAAACAGAGCATGGAAATGTATCTACTGA